Proteins encoded together in one Papaver somniferum cultivar HN1 unplaced genomic scaffold, ASM357369v1 unplaced-scaffold_117, whole genome shotgun sequence window:
- the LOC113330232 gene encoding histone H3.v1-like, with translation MLQDGSIFAQSPSFNSYTSDNFAQIAAKVCEEFVDDRVQLGLEPLQNEEEENHDDDDEIVQAQEEEKYDDPPEEHEEEDEEEEEEEDESEFEFSFLSGDGIAISADEIFANGQIRPVYPIFNRDLLFAGGKDYDEDDDHTDGSKQPKKNSSLRKLFIGEREEDDGHSCSSSEADVDELHNLPAGTYCVWKPKQQLSTASSPDTCKKSKSTGSSSSSVSRSATATAASVSKRWRFRDFLFRSNSDGKDTFVFLTPSVSSSTNKMMMKNGREEKLVIEEKLEKVVVAGNKVAAGKGKLKSGAAAEVSAHEIHYVRNRALKENDKKKSYLPYRQDLVGLFANVNGLNRNLRPF, from the coding sequence ATGCTTCAAGACggttcaatatttgctcagtcacCAAGCTTCAACAGTTACACTTCGGATAATTTTGCACAAATTGCTGCCAAGGTTTGTGAAGAATTTGTTGATGATCGTGTTCAATTAGGTCTAGAACCTCTTCAAAATGAGGAGGAGGagaatcatgatgatgatgatgaaatagTCCAAGCtcaggaagaagaaaaatatgatgatccacctgaagaacatgaagaagaagatgaagaagaagaagaagaggaggatgagaGTGAATTTGAGTTCAGTTTTTTATCAGGAGATGGAATAGCAATTTCAGCAGATGAAATATTTGCGAATGGACAAATCAGACCCGTATACCCGATTTTTAACCGAGATCTACTTTTTGCCGGTGGTAAAGattacgatgaagatgatgatcatactGATGGTTCAAAACAACCTAAGAAAAATTCTTCATTGAGAAAGCTTTTTAtcggagaaagagaagaagatgatggtCATTCGTGTTCATCGTCTGAAGCTGATGTTGATGAATTACATAATTTACCTGCTGGTACTTACTGTGTATGGAAACCGAAACAACAATTGTCGACAGCATCTTCACCGGATACGTGTAAGAAGAGTAAATCTACtggatcttcatcctcatcagtgTCTCGATCTGCAACTGCTACTGCTGCTTCTGTTTCCAAGAGATGGAGATTTCGTGATTTTTTATTTAGGAGTAATAGTGATGGCAAAGATACTTTTGTTTTCTTAACCCCTTCTGTTTCATCTTccactaataaaatgatgatgaagaacggaAGAGAGGAGAAACTAGTTATTGAGGAGAAATTAGAAAAAGTTGTAGTTGCCGGTAATAAAGTTGCCGCCGGGAAAGGGAAATTGAAGTCCGGAGCAGCAGCAGAAGTTTCTGCTCATGAAATTCATTATGTTAGGAATCGAGCATTGAAAGAAAATGATAAGAAGAAATCTTATCTTCCTTATAGACAAGATCTTGTTGGCTTATTTGCTAATGTCAATGGTTTGAACAGAAATCTTCGTCCATTCTGA